The following are encoded together in the Desulfonatronovibrio magnus genome:
- a CDS encoding tetratricopeptide repeat protein, translating into MFKILPIVMIFTFLLMNCALATTKTTVEWRNEAIALEVKEDWQGVINHALDWTKAVPDDDMAWFQLGFGYIQLGRFSQSIFAYQRALKINPHLAEAWHGLGSAYLETEQYLQARDANQKALEIIPEDVGAWINLGLASK; encoded by the coding sequence ATGTTCAAGATTTTACCAATTGTCATGATTTTTACTTTTTTGTTGATGAATTGTGCACTGGCAACTACTAAAACTACTGTTGAGTGGAGAAATGAAGCCATTGCTTTAGAAGTGAAAGAGGACTGGCAGGGTGTTATTAATCATGCTTTGGATTGGACAAAAGCTGTACCTGATGATGATATGGCTTGGTTCCAGTTAGGGTTTGGCTATATTCAATTAGGTCGCTTTTCTCAGTCAATATTCGCTTACCAAAGAGCCTTAAAGATCAACCCACATCTTGCTGAAGCCTGGCACGGCCTTGGGAGTGCTTATTTAGAAACAGAGCAATATTTACAGGCAAGAGACGCAAACCAAAAAGCCCTGGAAATTATCCCAGAAGATGTTGGTGCCTGGATCAATTTGGGGCTTGCTTCTAAGTAA
- a CDS encoding DEAD/DEAH box helicase family protein has product MPVKFLYDELDAVSRMGFLNKEIPDYLKDNLNPRFELRPYQDEAFARFFYCLNSDFPGKDYPLHLLFNMATGSGKTLIMAGLILYLYERGYRNFLFFVNSTNIIEKTKENFLNPRSSKFLFNEDIRFGTSRVNISQAINFEDVNDSDINICFTTTQKLHSDLTTEKENSITYEDFRHKKIVLLSDEAHHMNVSTTTGKMLAVSWENTVERIFRQNEDNILLEFTATLDYTQRNIVNKYRHKVIYRYDLRQFQDSYSFMWDAYEDTIFSLLMSEVKQLEGHIAQAIWFQTGDGIDWLVENENSPNVFYDESSIANHIMNEYVLTAADDWSNERIRKYLDGYWE; this is encoded by the coding sequence ATGCCCGTAAAGTTCTTATATGATGAACTGGATGCTGTATCCAGAATGGGATTTTTGAACAAAGAGATACCTGATTATCTCAAAGATAATCTCAACCCCAGGTTTGAGCTGCGGCCATATCAGGATGAGGCCTTTGCACGATTTTTTTACTGTCTGAACAGTGATTTTCCAGGTAAGGACTATCCGCTGCATCTTCTATTCAACATGGCCACTGGAAGCGGCAAGACTCTTATCATGGCCGGATTGATCCTGTACCTGTATGAACGGGGTTACAGGAATTTTCTGTTTTTTGTTAACTCCACCAACATTATTGAGAAGACTAAGGAAAATTTTCTCAATCCGAGGTCTTCAAAGTTCTTGTTTAACGAAGATATTCGCTTTGGCACCTCAAGAGTAAACATCTCCCAGGCAATCAATTTTGAGGACGTAAATGACAGTGATATTAACATCTGCTTTACTACCACCCAAAAACTGCACTCCGACCTGACCACTGAAAAAGAAAATTCCATCACATACGAGGACTTCAGGCATAAAAAGATAGTGTTATTATCTGATGAAGCTCATCACATGAATGTCAGCACCACGACAGGAAAAATGCTGGCTGTGAGCTGGGAAAACACAGTTGAGCGCATCTTCAGACAGAATGAAGACAATATTCTGTTAGAATTTACCGCCACTTTGGATTATACTCAGAGAAATATTGTCAACAAATACCGCCATAAGGTTATTTACCGCTATGATTTGCGCCAGTTTCAGGATAGCTATTCTTTTATGTGGGATGCTTACGAAGACACAATATTTTCTTTGCTTATGTCCGAAGTAAAACAACTTGAAGGACATATCGCCCAGGCGATTTGGTTTCAGACAGGTGATGGTATTGACTGGCTGGTTGAAAACGAGAACAGCCCTAATGTTTTTTATGATGAAAGCTCAATTGCCAATCATATTATGAACGAATACGTTCTGACTGCTGCTGATGATTGGTCAAATGAACGAATACGGAAATATCTTGATGGCTATTGGGAATAG
- a CDS encoding type II toxin-antitoxin system MqsR family toxin: MARNSAYYSLGKVKSLVKSGNCSINSKARVTARNDFGWDFSDITNAILKLQHSHYYKTEKKYDDPSVFVDYYRANNLMGENVYIHFRVENDCLVICSFKEI, encoded by the coding sequence ATGGCTCGAAACAGCGCATATTACAGCTTAGGAAAAGTAAAAAGCCTTGTTAAGTCAGGTAATTGCTCTATTAACTCAAAGGCCAGAGTGACTGCACGTAATGATTTTGGGTGGGATTTTTCAGACATAACCAATGCCATTTTAAAGCTCCAACACAGTCACTACTACAAGACAGAAAAAAAATATGACGATCCCAGTGTTTTCGTTGATTATTACAGGGCAAACAATTTAATGGGAGAAAATGTATACATACATTTTCGAGTAGAAAATGATTGTCTGGTAATTTGCAGCTTTAAGGAGATTTAA
- a CDS encoding winged helix-turn-helix domain-containing protein, whose protein sequence is MENKFAVDVGLNIWIDVKNETVFCQGRALLLERIREHGSLRKAAKSLKMSYRAAWGKLKQTQEVLGCELVTLSSSRPKCYKLTAEGEKILIQYLSWRQLVENLAASESSQLKSLLEELIKASHQ, encoded by the coding sequence ATGGAAAATAAATTTGCTGTAGATGTTGGACTGAATATTTGGATAGATGTTAAAAATGAAACTGTTTTTTGTCAGGGCCGGGCACTTTTGCTTGAAAGGATCAGAGAGCATGGTTCATTGCGCAAGGCAGCCAAAAGTCTCAAAATGTCCTACAGGGCTGCCTGGGGCAAGCTCAAACAAACTCAGGAGGTTCTTGGTTGCGAACTGGTTACTCTTAGTTCTTCCAGGCCCAAATGTTATAAGTTGACAGCTGAAGGCGAGAAAATTCTAATCCAGTATCTGTCATGGCGACAACTGGTAGAAAATTTAGCAGCATCAGAATCTTCTCAGCTAAAATCCCTTCTTGAGGAACTTATTAAAGCTTCCCATCAATAG